One region of Natronorubrum aibiense genomic DNA includes:
- a CDS encoding DUF7139 domain-containing protein, with protein sequence MSAEQPADGYLFDLYRRYIGEPEDRTDVYIGFGLFLGGIGLALVALVLFFWSGTFEARSVAHVTWAEPAYAIAMVALPLLMLGIVVLLPSERRVLYASIAGVTITLAAVAGFLYAYPDDWNGYGNDYTAEIVAVYAVGLAGLTASTGAALIAHYLDMARAVTQVDDNEDDDEGEPDFDVQQDIDDAMEDVELSWGGVEKTEHKRLSFSENEFDDVSVNTDGAAKTTRSTGVDAQVAGLKGLKGGETKQTTSQSTVDDQTAKLKELREQQRIDELATANDDDPSPISGLLERFRSLLRRE encoded by the coding sequence ATGTCAGCGGAACAGCCTGCAGACGGGTATCTTTTCGACCTCTACCGTCGATACATCGGAGAACCGGAAGACCGGACCGACGTCTACATCGGGTTCGGTCTGTTCCTCGGCGGGATCGGCCTCGCGCTCGTCGCGTTAGTGCTCTTCTTCTGGAGTGGCACTTTCGAGGCCCGCAGCGTCGCCCACGTCACGTGGGCCGAACCGGCGTACGCGATCGCCATGGTCGCGCTGCCGCTGTTGATGCTCGGGATCGTGGTCCTGTTGCCGTCGGAACGCCGAGTCCTGTACGCATCGATCGCCGGCGTCACCATCACGCTCGCGGCCGTTGCCGGCTTTCTCTATGCCTACCCCGACGACTGGAACGGCTACGGGAACGACTACACGGCAGAGATCGTCGCCGTCTACGCCGTCGGACTCGCCGGACTCACCGCCTCGACGGGTGCGGCGCTGATCGCCCACTATCTCGATATGGCGCGAGCGGTCACGCAGGTCGACGACAACGAAGATGACGACGAGGGCGAACCCGATTTCGACGTCCAACAGGACATCGACGACGCGATGGAAGACGTCGAACTCTCCTGGGGTGGCGTCGAAAAGACCGAACACAAACGGCTCAGTTTCTCCGAAAACGAGTTCGACGACGTCTCGGTCAACACCGATGGCGCGGCGAAGACGACCCGCTCGACCGGCGTCGACGCACAGGTCGCTGGTCTCAAGGGACTGAAAGGCGGCGAGACGAAACAGACGACCTCGCAATCGACGGTCGACGATCAGACGGCGAAACTCAAAGAACTGCGCGAACAACAGCGCATCGACGAGCTGGCGACGGCGAACGACGACGACCCGTCGCCGATTTCGGGGCTGCTCGAGCGGTTCCGTTCGCTCCTTCGGCGGGAGTAA
- a CDS encoding disk-shape morphogenesis protein volactin: MAKGLDVGTMNILSAQQDGNDTVFVQQRNSFVEIEYSDMAEQMLSRSEVLHIRKDDKVYVVGDDALNFANIFNKETRRPMKHGILSNDEKSAIPMMKLIIEQVVGEPAYPDEKLYFSSPADPIDSDLSTLYHQKTIESFLDDMGYDSEPINEGMSVIYSELADNNFTGLGISFGAGMTNVCLSYYAVPVMKFSVARGGDWVDEQAARATGTPVDKVTSIKEDDFELDFTTDVGGVEGALSIYYENLLDYVIDNIVQEVDEEDVEEGLDVPVVVTGGTSSPRGFEALFRDHLADANIPFSISGVTHANEPLYSVARGGLVAARSDEDIDHDADEKEVEAAAANE, translated from the coding sequence ATGGCAAAAGGCCTAGACGTTGGGACGATGAACATCCTGTCTGCTCAACAGGATGGCAACGACACGGTGTTCGTACAGCAGCGAAACTCCTTCGTAGAGATCGAGTACTCGGATATGGCCGAGCAGATGCTCTCGCGAAGCGAGGTGTTGCACATTCGCAAAGACGACAAAGTGTACGTCGTCGGCGACGACGCGCTGAACTTTGCGAACATCTTCAACAAGGAGACCCGCCGACCGATGAAACACGGGATCCTCTCGAACGACGAGAAGAGCGCGATTCCGATGATGAAACTCATCATCGAACAGGTCGTCGGCGAACCGGCCTACCCCGACGAGAAGCTGTATTTCTCGTCTCCAGCGGATCCGATCGACTCGGACCTGTCGACGCTGTATCACCAGAAGACGATCGAGTCGTTCCTCGACGATATGGGGTACGACTCCGAGCCGATCAACGAGGGAATGTCCGTCATCTACAGCGAACTCGCGGACAACAACTTCACTGGGCTCGGCATCAGTTTCGGTGCCGGGATGACGAACGTTTGTCTGTCCTACTACGCCGTGCCCGTTATGAAGTTCTCCGTCGCCCGCGGTGGGGACTGGGTCGACGAACAGGCTGCCCGCGCGACCGGCACGCCCGTCGACAAAGTCACCTCGATCAAAGAGGACGACTTCGAACTCGACTTCACGACCGACGTCGGCGGCGTCGAGGGGGCGCTCTCGATTTACTACGAGAACCTGCTGGACTACGTCATCGACAACATCGTGCAGGAAGTCGACGAGGAAGACGTCGAGGAAGGCCTCGATGTCCCCGTCGTCGTCACCGGCGGCACCTCGAGTCCGCGCGGCTTCGAGGCGCTGTTCCGAGACCACCTCGCGGACGCGAACATTCCGTTCTCGATCAGCGGCGTGACCCACGCCAACGAGCCACTCTACAGCGTGGCACGTGGTGGCCTCGTCGCTGCTCGCTCGGACGAAGACATCGACCACGACGCCGACGAGAAAGAAGTCGAAGCGGCCGCTGCAAACGAGTAA
- a CDS encoding TFIIB-type zinc ribbon-containing protein, with protein MKCPRCQGSLEELSLGDVSTVACPHCGFADVPVDHIREEDEPESWRDAFNRFYEDTTPREDATEH; from the coding sequence ATGAAGTGTCCACGGTGTCAGGGCTCGCTCGAGGAACTCTCGCTCGGTGACGTCTCGACAGTGGCGTGTCCACACTGTGGGTTTGCGGACGTCCCTGTCGACCACATCCGCGAGGAAGACGAGCCCGAATCCTGGCGGGACGCGTTCAACCGGTTTTACGAGGACACCACCCCTCGCGAAGACGCCACTGAGCACTGA
- a CDS encoding METTL5 family protein yields the protein MAGPSQRTLARALETLADFPEPSAALEQYLTPPEIAAHICHQTRLQGDLDRWVVDLGTGTGMIAIAATLAGAERVVGIDIDPDALAVARQNAARIDEAGHGTLEWLRGDVTRPPLSLTDATVVSNPPFGAQRGNRHADRDFLETISSIASVSYTIHNEGSQDFVESFATDEGGEVTHGFSAEFPIEKRFEFHTEAEQTLEAEVFRIEWD from the coding sequence ATGGCCGGTCCGTCCCAACGAACCCTCGCTCGAGCGCTCGAGACGCTTGCGGATTTTCCCGAGCCATCGGCCGCCCTCGAGCAGTATCTCACGCCGCCGGAGATCGCCGCCCACATCTGCCATCAGACACGGTTACAGGGCGATCTGGATCGCTGGGTCGTCGACCTCGGGACCGGCACGGGGATGATCGCGATCGCGGCCACACTCGCGGGGGCCGAGCGGGTAGTCGGGATCGATATCGATCCCGACGCGCTCGCCGTCGCTCGGCAGAACGCCGCCCGAATCGACGAGGCGGGCCACGGGACGCTCGAGTGGCTCCGTGGTGACGTGACTCGGCCACCGCTTTCGCTTACCGATGCCACCGTCGTCTCGAACCCACCGTTTGGCGCCCAACGGGGCAACCGCCACGCCGACCGCGACTTCCTCGAGACGATCAGTTCGATCGCGAGCGTTTCCTACACGATCCACAACGAGGGCAGTCAGGATTTTGTCGAATCGTTTGCAACTGACGAGGGTGGCGAGGTGACCCACGGATTCAGCGCCGAGTTCCCCATCGAAAAGCGATTCGAGTTTCACACCGAAGCGGAGCAGACGCTCGAGGCGGAAGTGTTTCGAATCGAGTGGGACTAG
- a CDS encoding ABC transporter permease, with translation MSPRRAVVRLRAVVGLALAQLRRSPGRTALTVLAVMLAVLSVTLLASLGVGVVETGEDGLENANRDIWISSDPIDPAASGTENPIVGAHGVSAELTERDDISSASPMAMHEVYVGTDDGDLVRTSAVGVHKTHDDFDFEAGGGFDTELNVSAGEYLAHQRSDEPRNEEIVLDPNTADALGVSVGDTVTLGTSRETARDHEFTVVGIAGYYSQYLGSDAEAVPLTDLQAVAGTTGTDRATFITASVEDGADRDAVRDDLAEEYPEYDVRTSDEQVSAMFEERPLVLASGATLVGLAFVGGIVLTINLFALVAYQQRDELAALRAIGLSRWVLAGTIGVQGLVIGLFGGLAGLAATPVLARGLNHLASSVVGFESLLQTPLEVYVAGLALAIVVGTVVALVTGWRAGRYARLEHLD, from the coding sequence ATGAGCCCGCGACGCGCCGTCGTTCGGCTGCGCGCCGTCGTCGGCCTCGCACTCGCCCAACTTCGGCGCTCGCCGGGCCGAACCGCGCTGACCGTCCTCGCCGTCATGCTCGCCGTGCTTTCGGTGACGCTGCTCGCCAGCCTCGGCGTCGGCGTCGTCGAAACGGGCGAAGACGGCCTCGAGAACGCGAATCGAGATATCTGGATCTCGAGCGATCCGATCGATCCCGCCGCCAGCGGGACGGAGAACCCGATCGTCGGCGCTCACGGCGTGTCGGCCGAGTTGACCGAGCGCGACGACATCAGTTCGGCGTCGCCGATGGCGATGCACGAGGTGTACGTCGGAACCGACGACGGCGACCTCGTACGGACGTCCGCAGTCGGCGTCCACAAAACGCACGACGACTTCGACTTCGAGGCTGGCGGCGGGTTCGACACCGAACTCAACGTTTCGGCTGGGGAATACTTAGCGCACCAACGCAGCGACGAACCGCGGAACGAAGAGATCGTTCTCGACCCCAACACGGCCGACGCACTCGGCGTCTCGGTCGGCGACACGGTCACGCTCGGAACCAGCCGGGAGACGGCACGAGACCACGAGTTTACCGTCGTCGGGATCGCTGGGTACTACTCGCAGTATCTGGGGTCGGACGCTGAAGCCGTCCCGCTGACCGACCTGCAGGCCGTCGCCGGCACCACCGGGACCGATCGAGCGACGTTCATCACCGCAAGCGTCGAGGACGGAGCCGACCGGGACGCTGTCAGAGACGATCTCGCCGAGGAGTACCCGGAATACGACGTCCGCACCAGCGACGAGCAGGTCAGCGCGATGTTCGAAGAACGACCACTCGTGCTGGCCAGCGGGGCAACGCTGGTCGGCCTCGCCTTCGTCGGTGGCATCGTCCTGACGATCAACCTGTTCGCACTCGTCGCCTACCAACAACGGGACGAACTCGCCGCGCTCCGGGCGATCGGACTCTCGAGATGGGTGCTCGCGGGCACGATCGGCGTGCAGGGACTCGTAATCGGCCTCTTCGGTGGCCTCGCCGGCCTCGCGGCGACACCCGTCCTCGCGAGGGGACTCAACCACCTCGCGTCGTCGGTCGTCGGCTTCGAATCACTCCTGCAGACGCCACTCGAGGTCTACGTCGCCGGCCTCGCGCTCGCGATCGTCGTCGGGACGGTCGTCGCCCTCGTCACCGGCTGGCGGGCCGGTCGCTACGCTCGCCTCGAGCACCTCGACTAG
- a CDS encoding ABC transporter permease — MAADDRFDVASTGTRRARWRGLVGLEVVRLWRRTIRTRSGRLVATIGAVALTIALLVIVTGIALGLADGSAVTHDDADVRITPEGSATLSAVDGVEGPRLGATNERAETIRADDGVAHASPVLVEPVQLEAADGEARTILFVGVVPDDEPRTVGGLSTESLEPGDPQYANGSYNGSRTGEIVLSATAADRLEADTDATLTVSGPHRSSETPASSFTATAVETGDGNTDDAASPVALVHLSDLQTIAGASDGQLADHVLVWGESDAATTAATEAYPDATVQSTGGTDPSALFGDGLAFATSLLALVVGVTICASFVATTAGMTVNEDRRTLAVLESVGYPTHSRLTIIAVSTLLTTLCGALVGVILGIGGIHALNAAASATVAPGAVAQVHPVIVPYAIGVAIVSGLVAVPYPLAVAARTSVLSEVGR, encoded by the coding sequence ATGGCCGCTGACGATCGGTTCGACGTGGCGTCGACCGGCACGCGTCGCGCCCGCTGGCGCGGCCTCGTCGGCCTCGAGGTCGTTCGGCTGTGGCGACGCACGATCCGAACCAGATCCGGCCGACTCGTGGCGACGATCGGAGCCGTCGCGCTGACGATCGCGCTGTTGGTGATCGTCACGGGCATCGCACTGGGACTCGCCGACGGGAGCGCAGTCACCCACGACGACGCTGACGTTCGAATCACGCCAGAGGGGAGCGCCACGCTGTCGGCCGTCGACGGCGTCGAAGGGCCGCGACTCGGCGCGACGAACGAGCGCGCCGAGACGATCCGCGCGGACGACGGCGTCGCACACGCATCGCCGGTGCTCGTCGAGCCGGTCCAACTCGAGGCGGCGGACGGCGAGGCGCGGACGATCCTGTTCGTTGGCGTCGTCCCCGACGACGAGCCACGAACCGTCGGTGGCCTCTCGACCGAGTCGCTCGAGCCGGGCGATCCGCAGTACGCGAACGGCTCGTACAACGGCTCACGAACGGGCGAGATCGTCCTCTCGGCGACCGCTGCGGACCGCCTCGAGGCCGATACCGACGCGACCCTCACGGTCTCCGGTCCGCATCGCTCGTCGGAGACGCCAGCGTCGTCGTTTACCGCGACGGCCGTCGAGACAGGCGACGGCAACACTGACGACGCCGCTTCCCCCGTCGCGCTCGTCCACCTGAGCGACCTCCAGACGATCGCCGGCGCTTCCGACGGCCAGCTCGCCGACCACGTGCTCGTCTGGGGCGAGTCCGACGCGGCCACGACAGCTGCAACCGAAGCGTACCCCGACGCGACGGTTCAGTCGACCGGCGGCACCGATCCATCCGCGCTGTTCGGCGACGGTCTCGCGTTCGCGACGAGCCTGCTCGCGCTCGTCGTCGGCGTGACGATCTGTGCGTCGTTCGTCGCGACGACGGCCGGGATGACGGTCAACGAGGACCGGCGAACCCTCGCCGTCCTCGAGTCGGTCGGCTATCCCACGCACAGTCGGCTCACCATCATCGCGGTGTCGACGCTGCTCACCACGCTGTGTGGGGCGTTGGTGGGCGTCATCCTCGGAATCGGTGGCATTCACGCCCTCAACGCCGCGGCCAGCGCGACCGTCGCGCCGGGGGCCGTCGCACAGGTACATCCAGTGATCGTCCCCTACGCCATCGGCGTCGCGATCGTTTCGGGGCTCGTCGCCGTGCCGTATCCGCTCGCGGTCGCCGCTCGCACGTCCGTCCTCTCGGAGGTGGGTCGATGA
- a CDS encoding ABC transporter ATP-binding protein, protein MSNHALEQAVSSDGRTSTDTEPTTAVRLEAVTHEYGVSGGRAGSGGDRTVTALRNVSIEVRAGEIVGLKGPSGSGKSTILHTVSGLLVPTDGTVELLGTDITTLSDRKRTRLRRQHIGIVFQRFHLLPSLSARANVALPLVQAGVPTATRRERAEALLERVGLADRTGHLPGELSGGERQRVAIARALVTDPDVIVADEPTGELDTATGADVLELLTDIGRNRAVLVASHDDATLSVADRVVGLRDGQVVTDGR, encoded by the coding sequence ATGAGCAATCACGCACTGGAGCAGGCGGTCTCCTCGGACGGTCGGACGAGTACTGACACCGAACCGACGACGGCCGTTCGGCTCGAGGCCGTCACCCACGAGTACGGCGTGAGCGGTGGCCGCGCTGGGTCGGGCGGCGATCGAACGGTGACGGCGCTTCGAAACGTCTCGATCGAGGTTCGTGCGGGCGAGATCGTCGGGCTGAAGGGGCCGAGCGGGAGCGGCAAGTCGACGATCCTGCATACGGTCTCCGGGCTGTTGGTCCCGACCGACGGCACCGTCGAACTACTCGGTACCGACATCACTACCCTCTCGGATCGGAAACGAACGCGACTGCGCCGCCAGCACATCGGCATCGTCTTCCAGCGGTTTCATCTCCTGCCGTCGCTGTCGGCGCGGGCGAACGTCGCGTTGCCGCTCGTTCAGGCGGGCGTGCCAACGGCGACGCGACGCGAGCGCGCCGAAGCGTTGCTCGAGCGAGTCGGACTCGCTGATCGCACGGGCCACCTGCCGGGCGAACTCAGCGGCGGCGAACGCCAGCGCGTCGCCATCGCGCGGGCGCTCGTGACTGATCCGGACGTCATCGTCGCCGACGAGCCGACGGGCGAACTCGACACGGCGACCGGCGCGGACGTGCTCGAGCTCCTGACCGATATCGGTCGCAACCGGGCCGTGCTGGTCGCCTCACACGACGACGCGACGCTGTCAGTCGCCGACCGCGTGGTCGGGTTGCGCGACGGACAGGTGGTTACGGATGGCCGCTGA
- a CDS encoding rhomboid family intramembrane serine protease → MFSTGALLRGGLALLTVVALLVSLAVVSRLHRSERGWLAVARSRLVMGVPWGSLVVIAFVCSVYLFVQDGLTAFDDPVTIPYRAYSYFYPLGMLTAPFSHASSGHLIGNLSGTLVVAPIAEYAWGHYPNGRDSEAGDSWRADPWVRALILFPLAVVGIGLLTSLFALGPVIGFSGVVFAFAAFALVQYPITTIVGVLGVQSVALILYRALQTPIRVYVAEPRPPSAPSWAGIAIQGHALGFFIGLVLGLALLRSRSRYPNPLRLWAAVLLYGFVQGLWQLYWFGSEDTFILYQGPGVLLVIVLALVITLAAADPRDAVFPRRLERALGRIRPRSDSPVDRPLEIARAAGEHTAAARPRLERIGDLAAGTRTESTIDRRRTASALVLLVLAVLAGMAVPLNFFVLDDSTASSDTAIEIEDYTVQYAEGVENELTAPVQIGPLENAVSIDSSGVIVASERRQLWAESVPTRRLAFTGEESIVVGGPGWRETVHVERTGWEPVGNDTVYQVEIWADGDDRQLAHESNASRADVRIDNRTVTIASDDGTFVLNVESLESGTVETTPIPDDGASTTAGGLTFEREEETIYASSDGTRIAVASAETYD, encoded by the coding sequence ATGTTCTCGACTGGGGCGCTCCTGCGGGGTGGACTGGCGCTGCTCACGGTAGTGGCGCTGCTCGTCTCGCTGGCGGTCGTCAGTCGACTGCACCGCTCCGAGCGCGGGTGGTTGGCCGTCGCGCGCTCGCGGCTCGTGATGGGGGTTCCGTGGGGCTCGCTGGTCGTGATCGCCTTTGTCTGCAGCGTCTATCTGTTCGTTCAAGACGGGCTCACGGCGTTCGATGACCCGGTGACGATTCCCTATCGGGCGTACTCGTACTTCTACCCGCTCGGAATGCTGACGGCACCGTTCTCCCACGCCAGTTCAGGCCACCTCATCGGGAACCTCTCCGGAACCCTCGTCGTCGCCCCGATCGCGGAGTACGCGTGGGGGCACTATCCGAACGGACGCGATTCGGAAGCAGGTGACTCGTGGCGGGCCGATCCGTGGGTGCGCGCGCTGATTCTCTTTCCGCTCGCCGTGGTCGGGATCGGACTGCTCACGAGTCTGTTCGCACTCGGCCCCGTGATCGGGTTCTCGGGGGTCGTCTTCGCCTTCGCCGCGTTCGCGCTCGTCCAGTATCCGATCACCACCATCGTCGGCGTGCTCGGCGTCCAGAGCGTCGCGTTGATACTGTATCGAGCGCTTCAGACCCCGATCCGGGTCTACGTCGCCGAGCCGCGCCCACCGTCGGCCCCGTCGTGGGCTGGGATCGCCATTCAGGGCCACGCGCTCGGTTTCTTCATCGGCCTCGTACTGGGGCTCGCGTTGCTTCGCTCGCGCAGCCGCTATCCGAACCCGCTTCGGCTCTGGGCTGCTGTCCTGCTCTACGGCTTCGTTCAGGGCCTGTGGCAGCTCTACTGGTTCGGCAGCGAGGACACCTTTATCCTCTATCAAGGTCCTGGCGTGCTTCTCGTCATCGTGCTCGCGCTCGTGATCACACTCGCAGCCGCCGATCCGCGGGACGCCGTCTTCCCACGACGACTCGAGCGAGCACTCGGTCGCATCCGTCCCCGTTCCGACTCACCCGTCGATCGACCGCTCGAGATCGCCCGCGCCGCCGGCGAGCACACGGCGGCCGCGAGACCACGGCTCGAGCGTATCGGCGACCTCGCGGCCGGCACCCGAACCGAATCGACCATCGACCGCCGACGGACCGCGTCCGCACTCGTCCTCCTCGTGCTCGCGGTTCTCGCGGGGATGGCGGTCCCGCTCAACTTCTTCGTGCTGGACGATTCCACCGCGTCCTCGGACACGGCAATCGAGATCGAGGACTACACGGTCCAGTACGCCGAAGGTGTCGAGAACGAACTGACCGCACCGGTCCAGATCGGCCCGCTCGAGAACGCCGTCTCGATCGACTCGAGCGGCGTCATCGTCGCGAGCGAGCGCCGCCAGCTCTGGGCGGAGTCGGTGCCGACCCGACGACTCGCGTTTACCGGGGAGGAGTCGATCGTCGTCGGCGGTCCCGGCTGGCGCGAGACCGTCCACGTCGAACGGACCGGCTGGGAGCCGGTCGGCAACGACACCGTCTATCAGGTCGAGATCTGGGCCGACGGCGACGACCGACAACTCGCACACGAATCCAATGCCTCACGGGCCGACGTCCGCATCGACAACCGAACCGTAACGATCGCGTCCGACGACGGCACGTTCGTCCTCAACGTGGAATCGCTCGAGAGCGGGACCGTCGAGACGACGCCGATACCCGACGACGGAGCGTCGACGACGGCAGGTGGGCTGACGTTCGAGCGCGAGGAGGAGACGATCTACGCGAGTTCGGACGGCACACGGATCGCCGTTGCGAGCGCGGAAACGTACGACTGA
- a CDS encoding DNA-directed RNA polymerase subunit L, with protein MELRVTESSEDELSIEITGEDHTFMNVLKGALLEHEDVSAATYDVNPEQSGGQTEPILTIKTEGGVDPLEALEDAAVTVREKATSFRDAFEAAA; from the coding sequence ATGGAACTGCGGGTCACCGAGAGCAGCGAGGACGAACTCTCGATCGAAATCACCGGCGAGGACCACACGTTCATGAACGTCCTCAAGGGTGCACTGCTCGAGCACGAAGACGTAAGCGCCGCCACCTACGACGTCAACCCCGAACAGTCGGGCGGCCAGACCGAACCGATCCTGACGATCAAAACCGAAGGCGGCGTCGACCCCCTCGAGGCGCTCGAGGACGCAGCGGTCACCGTCCGCGAGAAGGCCACCTCGTTCCGGGACGCGTTCGAAGCCGCTGCGTAA